In one Corallococcus sp. EGB genomic region, the following are encoded:
- a CDS encoding ELWxxDGT repeat protein has protein sequence MGTISRRAWLSALALVVGSGPAFAKSSSDGLDPMSVRRVMDVTVEPRFELDLLRSGTQPTAELNGRLYFLATPSGATLQDLWVTDGTTAGTRSVQEELLPPGAHIEPGSLRATPHRLFFTATSPETGRELWTSDGTREGTRITRELNSGQLDGVAAQGPLFVFGDSVLFTPAGMGETEFDLWKSDGTTEGTVPVKDIASGATQANADGFVRVGNTVFFSAKNELGTELWRTDGTEAGTTLVRDIATGAGDSSPRDLTAVGNTLYFTADDGQHGRAVWKSDGTEAGTVRIKDFNPAATGLVPTQLAAVGDTLVFVATSTEAASQLWRTDGTDAGTQQLTALPSAMLNRGSGQLLVPAGHRAFLVARGAMLGDSVWVTDGTAAGTRRLAHPTAYGHESVRGFAPWEDGLAFIVTTETGASELWRSDGTDAGTSRLTRLPSGHPLAPPAGLVPFQGALLTSAGDAWTSRALWRMERDDASPTFVCPARLDVPSNGPSGTVRVDFKPELRTGPDRAWIRSSFEDGQQIPLHQTLSVTYQAGDDQGRIAYCTTRMTSLDLTPPAIANCPTGLTVSAQSPRGATFYYPKLGIADETTQDVLVVYSPTNGSLLPVGTTRMNVTAKDASGNESTCAFPVTVRNTQAPSKACKVNEVRVEAEGPQGAHAYWPDLTPVDSMSNKVTVTSTHASGDLFPLGVTPVQVVSTDEAGNSSTCEIQVRVRDSRPPTLTCPEDQTLTTAVMSGTRAEYPEATAEDAVSATQITYSPVVGTPLAPGLHSVQVTAMDEAGNAALCDFHVTVQYDPTTDMRRGLGCSVGSGPSAAAGWGAVLALAWTLSRRRKDGTPRA, from the coding sequence ATGGGGACGATCAGCCGTCGTGCGTGGCTTTCGGCGTTGGCGTTGGTGGTGGGCTCTGGCCCCGCGTTCGCGAAGAGCTCATCCGACGGCCTGGATCCGATGTCGGTGCGCCGGGTGATGGACGTCACCGTGGAGCCCCGCTTTGAACTGGACCTCCTCCGCTCCGGCACGCAGCCCACCGCCGAGCTGAACGGGCGCCTCTACTTCCTCGCCACTCCGAGCGGCGCCACGCTCCAGGACCTCTGGGTGACCGACGGAACGACCGCGGGCACCCGCTCCGTGCAGGAGGAGCTGCTGCCGCCGGGCGCTCACATCGAACCGGGCTCGCTCCGCGCCACGCCGCACCGCCTGTTCTTCACCGCGACGTCGCCGGAGACCGGACGCGAGCTGTGGACGAGCGACGGCACCCGTGAGGGGACGCGCATCACGCGCGAGCTCAACTCCGGCCAGCTCGACGGCGTGGCCGCCCAGGGGCCCCTCTTCGTCTTCGGGGACTCCGTGCTCTTCACTCCGGCGGGCATGGGGGAGACGGAGTTCGACCTCTGGAAGTCGGACGGAACCACCGAGGGTACCGTGCCCGTCAAGGACATCGCCTCGGGCGCAACCCAAGCGAACGCGGACGGCTTCGTGCGCGTGGGGAACACGGTCTTCTTCTCCGCGAAGAATGAGCTGGGCACCGAGCTGTGGCGCACGGACGGCACCGAGGCGGGCACCACGCTCGTGCGCGACATCGCGACCGGCGCCGGCGACTCGTCTCCCCGGGACCTCACCGCGGTGGGCAACACGCTCTACTTCACCGCGGACGACGGCCAGCATGGCCGCGCGGTCTGGAAGTCCGACGGCACGGAGGCGGGCACCGTGCGCATCAAGGACTTCAATCCCGCCGCCACGGGCCTCGTGCCCACCCAGCTGGCCGCCGTGGGCGACACGCTCGTCTTCGTCGCGACGAGCACGGAGGCGGCTTCGCAGCTGTGGCGCACGGACGGAACGGACGCGGGGACCCAGCAACTGACGGCGCTGCCCAGCGCGATGCTCAACCGCGGTTCAGGACAGCTCCTCGTCCCGGCGGGCCACCGCGCCTTCCTGGTGGCCCGGGGCGCGATGCTCGGGGACTCGGTGTGGGTGACGGACGGAACCGCCGCGGGCACCCGGCGCCTCGCGCACCCCACCGCGTACGGGCACGAGTCCGTGCGCGGCTTCGCGCCCTGGGAGGACGGGCTCGCCTTCATCGTGACGACGGAGACGGGGGCGAGCGAGCTGTGGCGCTCGGATGGGACCGACGCGGGCACGTCCCGGCTGACACGGCTGCCTTCGGGCCACCCGCTCGCGCCGCCGGCGGGGCTGGTGCCATTCCAGGGTGCGCTCCTGACGTCGGCTGGCGACGCATGGACGTCGCGAGCCCTGTGGCGGATGGAGCGGGATGACGCGTCGCCGACCTTCGTGTGCCCTGCCCGGTTGGATGTGCCCTCCAACGGTCCGTCGGGCACGGTGCGGGTCGACTTCAAACCCGAGCTGCGGACCGGGCCGGACCGGGCGTGGATCCGCTCCTCGTTCGAGGACGGCCAGCAGATTCCGCTCCATCAGACCCTCTCCGTCACCTACCAGGCCGGGGATGATCAGGGTCGCATCGCGTACTGCACCACGCGGATGACCTCGCTGGACCTGACGCCGCCGGCCATCGCCAACTGCCCCACGGGGCTCACCGTGAGCGCGCAGTCGCCCCGGGGCGCCACCTTCTACTATCCGAAGCTGGGCATCGCGGACGAGACGACCCAGGACGTGCTCGTCGTCTACAGCCCGACCAACGGCAGCTTGCTGCCCGTGGGCACCACCCGGATGAACGTGACGGCGAAGGACGCGTCCGGCAACGAGAGCACCTGCGCCTTCCCGGTCACCGTCCGAAACACCCAGGCCCCCAGCAAGGCCTGCAAGGTGAACGAGGTCCGCGTGGAGGCGGAAGGCCCCCAGGGCGCGCACGCGTACTGGCCGGACCTCACGCCCGTCGACAGCATGTCCAACAAGGTCACCGTCACCAGCACGCACGCGTCCGGAGACCTGTTCCCGCTGGGCGTCACCCCCGTGCAGGTCGTGAGCACCGACGAGGCGGGCAATAGCAGCACCTGCGAAATCCAGGTCCGGGTGCGCGACTCGCGCCCGCCCACGCTCACCTGCCCGGAGGACCAGACGCTCACCACCGCGGTGATGTCCGGCACCCGCGCGGAGTACCCGGAGGCCACCGCCGAGGACGCTGTCTCCGCGACGCAAATCACCTACAGCCCCGTCGTGGGCACGCCGCTCGCGCCGGGCCTGCACTCGGTGCAGGTCACCGCCATGGACGAGGCCGGCAACGCGGCGCTCTGCGACTTCCACGTGACCGTGCAGTACGACCCGACGACGGACATGCGGCGGGGCCTGGGCTGCTCGGTGGGCAGCGGCCCCTCCGCGGCGGCGGGCTGGGGCGCCGTCCTCGCCCTCGCCTGGACGCTCAGCCGCCGTCGGAAGGACGGCACGCCGCGCGCGTGA
- a CDS encoding DUF350 domain-containing protein has product MDLTLFAVGLVKVVLGGLVAALGIGLSMRGLSRLLDSHPVEELRQGNVAAGLVHAMCLVSLGLLVQHALKATSDAVDLAVQNPPVSFVAVLQLLGLALVHVALSLAVGVAVLALGVRLFDKMTPGIEELAEVRKGNIAAALLLCAFLLVIALLTAPGLQAALNGLIPFPQLPTGMLRAPA; this is encoded by the coding sequence ATGGACCTGACCCTCTTCGCCGTCGGACTCGTGAAGGTCGTTCTCGGTGGTCTCGTGGCCGCGCTCGGCATCGGCTTGAGCATGCGCGGCCTGAGCCGCCTGCTGGACAGCCACCCCGTGGAGGAGCTGCGCCAGGGCAACGTCGCCGCCGGGCTGGTGCACGCGATGTGCCTCGTGTCGCTGGGCCTGCTCGTGCAGCACGCGCTGAAGGCCACCAGCGACGCGGTGGACCTGGCGGTGCAGAACCCGCCCGTGTCCTTCGTCGCGGTGCTCCAGCTGCTGGGCCTGGCGCTGGTGCACGTGGCGCTGTCGCTGGCGGTGGGCGTGGCGGTGCTCGCCCTGGGCGTGCGCCTGTTCGACAAGATGACGCCGGGCATCGAGGAGCTGGCGGAGGTGCGCAAGGGCAACATCGCCGCCGCGCTGCTCCTGTGCGCCTTCCTGCTGGTCATCGCGCTGCTCACCGCGCCGGGCCTGCAGGCCGCGCTCAACGGACTCATCCCCTTCCCGCAG